CAATTAAGCACAAAGTGTTCATGAAGTTTACTCATCTTTACCAAGGGCGCCAATAATTATGGCACTGCCAGTATGCCATGTGAAGTCCTGTGAACTGTATAAATAATGAAGAGGGTGCTGCTGTTTTAAGATGTGCTGATTCTGTATCCGTCCCATGTATCCACTATTCTACTGTATTTTCAGAGGTTTTTTTGTTAAGATCTTATTTTTGGGAGCGAGAAGCATAACATAAAAACTTGGTACCTCAGACTTGTTTTGAGACTTGACACAGAAGTCAAAATGTGTCTCGCCATTTTCCTCCTCTTGTACCTCACTGCCCTCCTCTTGCACAGAGGAGTTATCCACTGATGACTCCTTTCCTGACCCCACATGCCCATCCTTCAAGTGATCCACCCCACTACAGCAGGCCTTTGTATCTGGTTCAGCCGTGTTGGAGCTACTGAACATTTTTCCTACACATGCCCCAGtctcttcctcactcttctCCTCAGCTAGTGGTGAGAGTGTCCCCGATGTTTGGGAATTCACACTAGAGTGCAATTCCTCTCCAGCACGAAGCTGATCCAGACACTCTATGAGTTTATTCAAGGCTTCGCAGGGGTCGGTCTGCGCCCCTGCACACGTGGTCTCTCTCTGGGTACCCGTGTGCTGCTGCTGGCGGAAGCTGAAGTCATAAGCAGCGGCTGAGGCTCCAGGTGGAATGCTGCGCTCGTAAATTCTCCGATAATCCACAGGGTGCACGGCAGTGTGAGGCACAACATAACCAGGATACTGCAGGTAGGAATAAGGCATCATGCATGGACGACCAAAATGGAAGCCTGTAACAGAAGTGATAGTaaacaaaagtacattttacagGAATTTTCAGGAATATCATGACTCGCTCTGAGCTAGCTAAGCATTTCTTATCAATGATAGGGTGGGCGTGGTGGGACGCATCAAACATGATTTTACTGGTTAATATCTTCTCCACCTTCTAACGTAGGGTGACGGAACACATTTTAGATGtggggaattttttttttttttttttaaatggaatcAGAAATCAGAACACACTTTCATTCCTTAACATGATCTCGCAGAATGAAACGGGAATTAGGTGTGAGTAGGACACGAATGTATTCGCCAGGGTTTGATTAGATCATGAAAAGCAGGTGTTCAACAATACAACAGGGAATCGGACTTTGAAGGCCACTGCTCACTGGATTCGCTGCATCCTGCCATTCAGTAATGCTGAAagctttatttcattcaatttaCATGAGCAGAGTGTAgatttttgaatttttaaacCTCACAGAAATGGCTAGAAAATGgttaaagaaacaaaactcAAAACCAGAGGTATGTTGAAGAGGGCGGTCCACAAGGAAGACCCAATTAATATTAAGgaactggttcctatcaacaccaccaTGAATAATACTTaatggcaagtttctctagaacaaagcatttcacaccaaaccactctgaatgacttcgcTTACATCAAAACCATTTAATGAAACAATCTTAAGCAGGCCTGCTTAGGTGATTTCTGCCACTATCATACTATATTGTTATCTATATATCCATCTGCAGCATTGTGGCGTCTCAAACAGTGACATCGCTCACTTGCTGCTTAAATATAGTTCAGTCTTACCTGCTCCTGGGATGTTGTGGCTGTAGGGACTGTTCATGTGCCACTGGTATGTATAAAAAGGCTGTACAGGTGGCTGAACATAGAAAAACGGCCTGGAATGGTTAACCGGACGCTGATGTGATTGTCCACTTCCTGCTGACTGTGAAGTTTTGCTTGGCTCTGtgcacaaataaaataatgaaagaatCAATCAGTACAAAAATGACAGCCATCAAGGTGCACATGAGAACACAGACGGAACCTATTCACTGCTTCTTGGACTTGACCAAACAAGCATTCCAGTCAAACAAAGTCAAACTTTCAGAAACATGCAAGGCTCCGGCTGTTCATTTTCCCTTGGCCTTAAAACAGGTTTGCTTGGTATTAGAGAGGAGCTCACCTCAACTGCAAATTTCcatacatgcacaaacacaaattGCTCCAATAGATAAAAGATACACATCTTTCAGTTTCCCTTtgtatttaaaggggaattccagtcattttgcataattcaatggttgagaAGTCACTCAGATCGGTTTGAAcggaaaaggttctttagtacaaCTTATGACTACTACTTCCCAACAGTGGTGACCATAGCAACCAGCGGTCCAGTTGTCCACGCTGCAAATACAGCCAACGTTTTACGATCTAAAACAactagtgaacctacaggtGTCCTCTGAGCTTATATACGTAACGATAACTATAAAATAATGGTCAGCCTGAAAAACTCTCTTTACTACTGCGCTACTAGGGACTACTGCGCTTTAGAACACCCTTCATGCATCCCTCCACCATCAATggataaaacaatgtctcaaatATCACACAATGCATTCATAACAACTTCCCATGACAACTTTCTGGGAGGGAGCTTTCAGAACCATCAAAACACCTCAGAGGTCTGGCTCACGTCACCGACACTGGACAATTCAGAGTCGGTAAggttctctagaacggagcatttcaaccaaaccactctgaatgactttattgaTGGGtcaactatttaattatgcagaaacttcgAAAAATCTGTTACGTTACTAGTTTAATTCCCTGTGAAGTGCCATTTCTTATATCCTCAATACTtatagaacactgaccaactgcatgacAAGCAAAATTAGCccagtttaactggatttagggCAACACAATTGTTgcgttttcagtttttcatagtACTGGCTTTTATCCTTTGTTCCAACTGACCACATGTCTGAAAAAGTAAAGTGACCTATCGTGTATCGTGAAAATGTTCTGAAGTATCGCGATACTACATTcttgccatatcacccccccccccccaaatgtGTACATAAGCTAGCTAAGCTACTGCTTGCCAACTAACAGACGTTTATCTATTGCATAGCTTGTACTGTAACGTAATTTCTCAACTGTACAAAACGTAGGTTAATTAATATTACTATCTAGCATTTTGCCTGAAACCATTACCGTCAGCATAGCAGCGTTTGTTAGTCACCATTAGCTACAACAGGAACGTCAGCACGAGTTAACGTTACGACTGTAGGTTAACTGCTACGCTTTCGAGGTGtttcaaacaaaacacagccCTAAAACAGGTATTAttaaatgttaatattattatacCTTTTGGGGGTTTTCCAGCCGAAAACGAGTTgtaaaatccaggtccagaaagtaaaaatccgtCCCAGGATTTTGCTCCAACTGCCGGGACTGCGCTGCCGGCGGTTCGATCTAACTAGCGAATCCAGGCTGTTGGaccaaaatcctgggaaggatttctacattctggacctgaattttacacctcCTGGTTCTAAACACTGCTAAGCTAAGTCGACTTTGTTTACCGTCCATTCTGATGGAAGTCACCAACTCCAAAGCCGCCGCATAGGAACGAAAATCTCTTAGTGCGCAGACTCCCAAAATATCCCAACTCAACTAACCTAGTTAGCTACCAAAAATAGTGTTTTTTAACATCGTGTAAAAAGGACATTCACGCATCAGGGATGGAAGAGCCCGCCCGTTTAGCTTGTCCGGTTGGCTTCATCGTTTTCACCTGTCAACGCTAATTAGCCTACTCATATTAA
This portion of the Pygocentrus nattereri isolate fPygNat1 chromosome 13, fPygNat1.pri, whole genome shotgun sequence genome encodes:
- the LOC108431407 gene encoding bucky ball-like isoform X3 — encoded protein: MDEPSKTSQSAGSGQSHQRPVNHSRPFFYVQPPVQPFYTYQWHMNSPYSHNIPGAGFHFGRPCMMPYSYLQYPGYVVPHTAVHPVDYRRIYERSIPPGASAAAYDFSFRQQQHTGTQRETTCAGAQTDPCEALNKLIECLDQLRAGEELHSSVNSQTSGTLSPLAEEKSEEETGACVGKMFSSSNTAEPDTKACCSGVDHLKDGHVGSGKESSVDNSSVQEEGSEVQEEENGETHFDFCVKSQNKSEDMEVHSQEKKQDEKVPDRKVPVPNEEKEWDGPKTHWPSSQSSPIHPSSTRTIESQATERAQNHPAERRCRTFGISSDQVVWESPGVNARPKACRAQPLPQRQERMGQRKSRLKSQGSRKDSIVGDGGDDEEDYDEDEEDEGEEAGQEMLQFHRGKGTTKRGGARC